In Alkalihalobacillus sp. FSL W8-0930, a single window of DNA contains:
- a CDS encoding TIGR01440 family protein has translation MSSLPETITLSLAKLLEDLHQAKPLTSNDLLVIGTSTSEVIGEHIGTNGSQEAAIAIYQTLLAYQKKTGVALAFQCCEHLNRALVVEAETAKARMYEPVSAVPVRKAGGAMAEYAFSQLENPVLVEAIRADAGIDIGDTFIGMHLKSVVVPVRSQVKEIGAAHVTMAITRPKLIGGVRAVYE, from the coding sequence ATGAGTTCACTACCTGAAACAATCACGTTATCACTTGCAAAGCTATTAGAAGATCTGCATCAAGCAAAACCACTCACGTCTAATGACTTGCTTGTGATTGGAACAAGTACAAGTGAAGTGATAGGTGAACATATTGGTACAAATGGGTCACAGGAAGCAGCGATAGCAATCTATCAAACGCTCCTTGCCTATCAAAAGAAAACAGGTGTGGCGCTTGCGTTTCAATGCTGTGAGCACCTGAATCGTGCGCTTGTTGTTGAAGCAGAAACGGCAAAAGCGCGAATGTACGAGCCTGTATCTGCTGTTCCTGTTCGCAAAGCGGGAGGAGCGATGGCAGAATACGCTTTTTCGCAGCTTGAGAACCCTGTTTTAGTAGAAGCAATTCGTGCGGATGCTGGCATTGATATTGGAGACACATTTATCGGAATGCATTTAAAATCAGTGGTTGTACCGGTCAGAAGCCAAGTGAAAGAAATTGGAGCGGCCCATGTCACAATGGCGATCACCCGTCCGAAGCTAATTGGTGGCGTACGAGCTGTTTATGAATAA
- a CDS encoding HAMP domain-containing methyl-accepting chemotaxis protein, whose amino-acid sequence MDQEKPSYRFSLRKKLVLGVSGLALVTYGISALFIFVLSDYLAEWLGINSEVFTILTLVAGILWTGILCFFAAGYITKPLNRLEASARKAAAGDIQEDVLLTGSDDEIRALGEAYNEMLLNLRKMVKDIDSSFLETEERVSHMTESSELASSRVKQMEGTLQSISEAAVGSAEVSRKNAVSMNEAKQIAEQVKGRADQSRTSSKQLVNNLNESRSVIKNLVEGIRLLAENNQASLGAVKKLENQAGEVGQIISLVGEIAGQTNLLALNASIEAARAGEQGKGFAVVAEEVRKLADESAQAVASITELVHTMQSEVKNVVRQISEQVAEANEQSKQGEETSRTMKEMTRAVDEVAAVISEITGMVDKQMKAIQITSRASEEVAAIAEETSRDSTSVTELANDQTTTIADTAKAAHELSIQAKRLKTSIERFTI is encoded by the coding sequence TTGGACCAGGAAAAACCATCATATCGATTTAGTCTCCGCAAGAAGCTAGTCCTTGGCGTAAGTGGCTTGGCACTAGTTACATATGGAATTAGCGCGTTATTTATCTTTGTTTTATCCGATTATTTAGCAGAGTGGCTTGGAATAAATAGTGAAGTGTTTACCATCTTAACGTTGGTTGCTGGTATCCTATGGACAGGAATTCTCTGCTTTTTCGCAGCTGGCTATATCACGAAGCCTCTTAACCGACTAGAAGCTTCTGCCAGAAAAGCCGCCGCAGGAGATATCCAGGAGGATGTGTTACTGACAGGCTCGGATGACGAGATCCGCGCACTAGGCGAAGCGTACAATGAAATGCTGTTAAACCTGCGTAAAATGGTGAAGGATATCGACTCGAGCTTTCTGGAAACGGAAGAACGAGTGAGTCATATGACCGAGTCCTCTGAGCTTGCTTCCTCGCGAGTGAAGCAAATGGAGGGGACGCTCCAATCCATCTCAGAAGCAGCTGTGGGATCAGCAGAGGTTAGTCGCAAAAATGCGGTCTCAATGAATGAGGCAAAACAGATTGCTGAGCAGGTGAAAGGGCGAGCCGATCAATCACGCACATCTTCTAAACAGCTTGTAAATAATTTAAATGAAAGCAGAAGTGTCATTAAGAACTTAGTAGAAGGCATTCGCTTGCTTGCAGAAAATAACCAAGCCTCTCTCGGTGCGGTTAAAAAATTGGAAAATCAGGCAGGTGAAGTGGGACAGATCATTTCGCTTGTTGGTGAAATAGCCGGTCAAACAAATCTTCTTGCGTTAAATGCTTCCATTGAAGCAGCGCGTGCAGGAGAGCAAGGGAAAGGCTTTGCGGTTGTAGCAGAGGAAGTGCGGAAGCTGGCGGATGAGAGTGCGCAGGCAGTGGCAAGCATCACGGAGCTTGTACATACGATGCAATCAGAAGTGAAAAATGTTGTTCGCCAGATTAGTGAACAAGTGGCTGAAGCCAATGAACAATCAAAGCAGGGCGAGGAAACCAGTCGTACGATGAAAGAAATGACTCGTGCAGTAGACGAAGTAGCGGCCGTCATTTCGGAGATCACGGGAATGGTTGATAAGCAGATGAAAGCCATTCAAATTACATCAAGGGCATCGGAGGAAGTGGCTGCCATTGCTGAGGAGACATCACGTGATTCCACCAGTGTCACCGAGCTTGCCAACGATCAAACTACGACCATCGCAGATACCGCAAAAGCAGCACATGAACTATCAATTCAAGCGAAGAGATTGAAGACCTCGATCGAAAGGTTTACAATATAG
- a CDS encoding low molecular weight protein arginine phosphatase: MKNILFVCTGNTCRSPMAEYLLKEQAGDKLSVQSAGVTAWPGVPMSEGTQLVLNERGIRHQHVSQPVTAELIDWADIILTMTTSHKDMLGIRHPEASEKVYTLKGYAEMGGDIGDPIGGPKEEYDQVARELDQSIKRLLQKWNK; the protein is encoded by the coding sequence ATGAAAAATATTTTATTTGTATGCACAGGAAACACGTGTCGTAGCCCAATGGCTGAATACCTTTTAAAAGAACAAGCGGGGGATAAGCTTTCTGTTCAATCAGCGGGAGTGACAGCTTGGCCGGGGGTTCCGATGTCAGAAGGGACACAGCTGGTACTCAATGAGCGTGGGATTCGCCATCAGCATGTGTCACAGCCAGTGACAGCTGAATTAATTGACTGGGCCGATATCATTTTAACGATGACAACTAGTCACAAAGACATGCTTGGGATCAGGCATCCGGAGGCATCAGAAAAAGTCTACACATTAAAAGGGTACGCTGAAATGGGCGGAGATATTGGCGATCCGATCGGCGGACCAAAGGAAGAGTATGATCAAGTGGCGCGTGAGCTCGATCAAAGCATTAAAAGGTTACTTCAAAAATGGAATAAGTGA
- the rpiB gene encoding ribose 5-phosphate isomerase B, giving the protein MKIAIASDHAGFELKDSIKSLIKELGHEYEDFGPDSTASVDYADYAFPAAEKVADGTFDRGILICGTGIGMSISANKVKGIRCALVHDLFTAKVTREHNDSNMLAMGERVVGPGVAIEIVRIWLTTEFEGGRHANRIGKISTYEC; this is encoded by the coding sequence ATGAAAATCGCGATTGCTTCAGATCACGCAGGATTTGAATTGAAAGATAGTATCAAATCACTAATCAAAGAGTTAGGACATGAATACGAAGACTTTGGTCCGGATTCAACCGCTTCTGTTGATTATGCAGATTACGCCTTTCCGGCGGCTGAAAAGGTAGCCGATGGCACATTTGATCGCGGCATTTTAATTTGTGGGACAGGCATAGGTATGTCCATCTCAGCGAACAAGGTTAAAGGCATCCGCTGTGCGCTTGTTCACGACTTATTTACAGCAAAAGTAACACGCGAGCACAACGACAGTAACATGCTGGCAATGGGTGAGCGCGTAGTTGGACCTGGAGTTGCAATAGAGATTGTGCGTATATGGCTAACAACTGAATTTGAAGGCGGGCGCCATGCAAATCGCATTGGAAAAATTTCAACTTACGAGTGCTAG
- the upp gene encoding uracil phosphoribosyltransferase yields the protein MSKVFVFDHPLIQHKLSYIRDKETGTKEFRELVEEVAALMAFEITRDLSLEETTVETPVGPAKANRIAGKKLGVVPILRAGLGMTDGILRMIPAAKVGHVGLYRDPKTLKPVEYYVKLPKDVEERDFIVIDPMLATGGSAIDAISAIKKRGATSIKLMCLVAAPEGVKALNEAHPDVDVYLAAMDEKLDDHGYIVPGLGDAGDRLFGTK from the coding sequence ATGAGTAAAGTATTTGTTTTCGATCACCCTCTCATTCAGCATAAATTATCATATATTCGTGATAAAGAAACGGGCACGAAGGAGTTTCGTGAGCTGGTAGAGGAAGTTGCGGCGCTGATGGCTTTTGAGATTACACGTGATTTATCACTTGAGGAGACAACGGTGGAAACGCCAGTTGGTCCGGCGAAGGCGAATCGTATTGCTGGTAAGAAGCTTGGTGTGGTACCGATTTTGCGTGCGGGTCTTGGGATGACAGACGGAATTTTACGTATGATTCCTGCGGCTAAGGTAGGTCACGTTGGATTATACCGTGATCCAAAGACACTAAAGCCAGTTGAGTATTATGTGAAGCTACCTAAGGATGTGGAGGAGCGTGACTTTATTGTCATTGATCCGATGCTTGCAACGGGTGGTTCTGCGATTGATGCGATTTCAGCGATTAAGAAGCGCGGGGCTACAAGCATTAAGCTAATGTGTCTTGTTGCTGCACCTGAAGGGGTTAAGGCGTTAAATGAAGCTCACCCTGATGTGGATGTTTATCTAGCAGCAATGGATGAAAAACTTGATGATCACGGATATATTGTTCCGGGTCTTGGTGATGCTGGTGACCGTCTTTTCGGTACAAAATAA
- a CDS encoding manganese efflux pump MntP family protein yields MSEFVTILIMSAALGMDAFSVTLGMGMLGLRGRQIFRIGLTIGLFHVAMPLLGMATGKWLSTYFDMVAIYIGGGLLLLIGLQMILSAFSTEDNSFLKPVGWGLMAFAVSVSLDSFSAGLSFGILGAKTILTVALIGFVSMVLSWLGLLIGAKFQKYIGIYGELLGGCILIGFGIKIMFPL; encoded by the coding sequence ATGAGTGAATTTGTGACGATATTAATTATGTCAGCAGCACTTGGAATGGATGCCTTTTCCGTCACGCTTGGTATGGGAATGCTCGGACTGCGTGGCCGCCAGATTTTCCGGATTGGTTTAACAATTGGCTTGTTCCACGTAGCGATGCCGCTCCTCGGAATGGCTACTGGTAAATGGCTCTCAACCTACTTTGATATGGTAGCCATTTATATCGGTGGAGGCCTGCTTTTATTAATTGGCCTGCAGATGATTCTCTCTGCCTTTTCAACAGAGGATAATTCGTTTTTAAAGCCGGTTGGCTGGGGGCTTATGGCTTTTGCAGTCAGTGTTAGCCTTGATAGTTTTTCAGCGGGGTTAAGCTTCGGCATTCTTGGGGCAAAGACGATTCTAACCGTTGCGTTGATTGGATTTGTCAGCATGGTGCTGTCATGGCTTGGGCTTTTAATCGGGGCGAAGTTTCAAAAGTATATTGGCATTTACGGCGAGCTTCTCGGAGGGTGTATCCTCATTGGGTTTGGGATCAAGATTATGTTTCCGCTTTAA
- a CDS encoding S8 family serine peptidase gives MKKRCVWLLLILCVLMPMQAEAEVLYPNLPVQTSVTEPAEETIVIVAAEDGTLDQVKAEVSAQIPGSSIRKTFSTLYHGFSVSLPSTEVDRVKSLRHVERVDEIATYHAALEESVPFIGAGSVRGMLDADGHRLTGEGVKVAVIDTGIDYTHPDLMRNFKGGYDLIDSDDDPMETIASQGPPTLHGTHVAGIIGANGRVQGVAPEAEIYAYRALGPGGQGTTEQVIEAIEKAVSDGVDVLNLSLGNTVNGPDWPTSLALDKAVEEGVVAVTSSGNSGPAMWTVGSPGTAEKAISVGASAPPMQTPYITIPSKDKELPLHALKGTERWTLRRDFQYVDAGFGLQDDYNEIDANGKVVLVKRGRISFEDKIKIAKEAGAIGVLIYNNTSGSFAGGTENPYQLPAGTLSQEDGEWLVEELDSPHTPIIRTVYRKEQDFLAPFSSRGPVTFSWEVKPDLVAPGMSIDSTVPGGYTGLDGTSMSSPHVAGAAALLVQAHPDWTPEQIKAALMNSAKPLMNKENELYAPHEQGAGRLQVDKALALDTLVYPAAITFGKYAKTDIREKRSVTITIENQSDQTNTYHIDPPFVLLDGMEWQAPPAVTLGPKEKEEVTLSLDLMPSILGEGIHYDQIRVTGGKEDILVPYILFMEEPDYPRVMAFQFAHGDKPNTYRYEYYLPGGAEESGIALYDPDTFQFLTYLETRDHSDRGMVQGEVTEVSLPPGTYKALVYAKQEGQQDIIESMIQIEEEKE, from the coding sequence TTGAAGAAGCGTTGTGTATGGCTACTACTGATTTTGTGCGTCTTGATGCCGATGCAGGCGGAGGCAGAGGTATTGTATCCGAATTTACCTGTGCAAACATCTGTCACAGAGCCGGCGGAAGAAACGATTGTGATCGTGGCAGCTGAGGATGGCACACTGGATCAGGTAAAGGCAGAGGTTTCGGCTCAGATTCCAGGAAGCTCGATTCGAAAAACGTTTTCCACGTTATATCATGGGTTTTCGGTGAGTCTTCCTTCTACAGAGGTAGATCGGGTAAAGTCGCTTCGTCACGTAGAGCGGGTGGATGAGATTGCGACGTATCATGCGGCGCTTGAGGAAAGTGTTCCGTTTATCGGAGCGGGATCTGTACGAGGAATGCTGGATGCGGATGGCCACCGGTTAACGGGTGAGGGTGTAAAGGTAGCGGTCATTGATACGGGCATTGATTATACTCACCCTGATCTTATGCGTAATTTTAAGGGTGGATATGATCTCATTGATTCCGATGATGATCCGATGGAGACGATTGCCTCCCAAGGTCCACCTACACTGCATGGAACTCATGTGGCGGGTATCATTGGAGCAAACGGACGGGTGCAAGGAGTAGCGCCAGAGGCGGAAATCTATGCGTACCGTGCGCTTGGTCCAGGTGGACAGGGAACAACGGAACAAGTGATTGAAGCGATTGAAAAAGCGGTGTCGGATGGTGTGGACGTGTTGAATCTTTCTCTTGGAAACACCGTAAATGGTCCAGACTGGCCAACGAGCTTAGCTTTAGATAAAGCAGTAGAGGAAGGTGTGGTTGCTGTTACATCGAGTGGAAACAGTGGACCGGCGATGTGGACGGTTGGTTCTCCAGGAACGGCTGAGAAGGCAATCTCTGTTGGTGCCTCGGCCCCGCCGATGCAGACACCTTATATAACCATTCCGAGTAAGGATAAGGAATTGCCGCTTCATGCGTTAAAAGGAACCGAGCGTTGGACCTTAAGACGCGATTTTCAATATGTTGATGCCGGGTTTGGTTTGCAGGATGACTACAATGAAATTGATGCGAATGGAAAAGTGGTTCTTGTTAAACGGGGACGGATTTCATTTGAAGATAAGATAAAAATCGCTAAAGAAGCAGGAGCAATTGGCGTATTGATTTATAACAATACATCAGGCTCATTTGCTGGAGGAACGGAGAATCCCTATCAACTTCCTGCGGGAACGTTAAGTCAGGAAGATGGAGAGTGGTTGGTAGAAGAACTTGATTCCCCGCATACACCAATTATTCGAACCGTGTATCGAAAGGAACAAGACTTTTTAGCGCCGTTTAGTTCACGAGGTCCTGTGACGTTTTCATGGGAAGTGAAGCCGGATCTGGTTGCTCCAGGAATGAGTATTGACAGTACAGTGCCAGGGGGATATACAGGTCTTGATGGCACAAGCATGTCATCACCACATGTGGCTGGGGCAGCGGCTTTACTTGTGCAGGCTCATCCGGACTGGACACCTGAACAAATTAAAGCAGCGTTAATGAATTCAGCAAAGCCTTTAATGAATAAAGAGAACGAGCTGTACGCGCCACACGAACAGGGAGCAGGCCGACTTCAAGTAGACAAGGCGTTGGCACTTGATACGCTTGTTTACCCCGCAGCGATTACATTTGGGAAATATGCAAAAACAGACATACGCGAAAAGCGTTCTGTCACCATAACTATTGAAAATCAAAGTGATCAAACAAACACGTATCACATTGATCCTCCATTTGTGCTACTTGATGGGATGGAGTGGCAAGCACCTCCAGCTGTCACATTAGGTCCTAAGGAAAAAGAAGAGGTCACGCTGTCATTAGACTTAATGCCTTCTATTCTGGGTGAAGGCATTCACTATGACCAGATTCGAGTAACTGGAGGGAAGGAAGACATTCTTGTTCCTTATATCCTCTTTATGGAAGAACCAGATTATCCACGAGTGATGGCTTTCCAATTTGCTCATGGGGACAAGCCGAATACGTACAGATATGAGTACTACCTGCCTGGAGGCGCAGAAGAATCAGGGATCGCTCTTTATGACCCGGATACGTTTCAATTCCTAACTTATTTAGAAACACGAGATCATTCCGACAGGGGAATGGTTCAAGGTGAGGTCACAGAAGTAAGCCTGCCACCAGGAACATACAAAGCACTCGTTTACGCAAAACAAGAAGGTCAGCAGGACATTATTGAGTCTATGATCCAGATAGAAGAAGAAAAGGAATAA
- the glyA gene encoding serine hydroxymethyltransferase → MENLKKQDPKILEAINLELGRQRDKIELIASENFVSEAVMEAQGSVLTNKYAEGYPGRRYYGGCEYVDIVEEIAQERVNEIFGSAYANVQPHSGAQANMAVYFTVLEQGDTVLGMNLSHGGHLTHGSPVNFSGVQYNFVEYGVDQETQRIDYDVVRELAVEHKPKMIVAGASAYPREIDFAKFREIADEVGAYLMVDMAHIAGLVAAGLHQNPVPHAHFVTSTTHKTLRGPRGGIILTNEEMGEKFGKALNKSIFPGIQGGPLMHVISAKAVAFGEALQPEFKTYAQNIINNSKRLGEVLQSEGINLVSGGSDNHLLLMDLQSLELTGKVAEKALDHVGITTNKNTIPFDPQSPFVTSGIRLGTAAVTSRGFDEEAMEEVGKLIALTLKNVDNEEVAEQVRTRVADLTAKYPMYPNL, encoded by the coding sequence ATGGAGAATCTAAAGAAGCAAGATCCGAAAATTCTAGAAGCGATTAATTTGGAGTTAGGTCGTCAGCGCGACAAAATTGAATTAATTGCATCAGAAAACTTTGTTAGTGAAGCGGTAATGGAGGCTCAGGGTTCTGTATTAACAAACAAATATGCAGAAGGTTACCCAGGGCGCCGCTATTATGGTGGCTGTGAATATGTTGATATCGTTGAAGAAATTGCTCAAGAGCGAGTAAATGAAATCTTCGGTTCGGCTTACGCAAACGTCCAGCCCCACTCAGGAGCACAAGCGAACATGGCTGTTTACTTTACCGTTCTTGAACAAGGAGATACGGTTCTAGGAATGAACTTGTCTCACGGTGGACACCTCACTCACGGTAGCCCAGTAAACTTCAGTGGCGTTCAATATAACTTTGTTGAGTACGGTGTAGACCAAGAAACGCAACGCATCGATTATGATGTTGTTCGTGAGCTTGCAGTTGAACATAAACCAAAAATGATCGTGGCTGGTGCAAGTGCATACCCACGTGAAATTGACTTTGCTAAATTCCGTGAGATCGCTGATGAGGTAGGCGCATACCTAATGGTCGACATGGCGCACATCGCCGGACTTGTTGCAGCTGGCCTTCACCAGAATCCAGTTCCACACGCACATTTTGTGACATCAACAACGCACAAAACATTACGCGGACCACGTGGCGGAATCATCCTAACAAACGAAGAAATGGGCGAAAAGTTCGGAAAAGCCCTAAATAAATCAATCTTCCCTGGTATCCAAGGTGGACCACTTATGCACGTCATCTCAGCAAAAGCTGTTGCATTTGGTGAAGCCCTACAACCAGAATTTAAAACATACGCACAAAACATCATCAATAACTCAAAACGTCTTGGTGAAGTGCTACAATCTGAAGGAATTAACCTAGTATCAGGCGGATCAGATAACCACCTACTGCTGATGGACCTTCAATCTCTTGAACTAACAGGAAAAGTAGCTGAAAAAGCACTTGACCACGTTGGTATCACAACAAACAAAAACACGATTCCATTTGATCCTCAAAGCCCGTTTGTAACAAGCGGTATCCGTCTAGGAACAGCAGCTGTTACATCACGTGGATTTGACGAAGAAGCAATGGAAGAAGTCGGAAAACTCATCGCTCTCACACTTAAAAACGTCGACAACGAAGAAGTTGCCGAGCAAGTGCGTACGCGCGTAGCTGATCTAACAGCGAAGTATCCGATGTACCCGAACCTATAA